The following are from one region of the Erwinia billingiae Eb661 genome:
- a CDS encoding SmdA family multidrug ABC transporter permease/ATP-binding protein — MRLFSQLSWYFIREWRRYLGAVALLIVIAILQLLPPKVVGMVVDGVSHQQMSTSQLMMWIGVMLITAVVVYLLRYVWRVLLFGASYQLAVELRQDFYRQLSRQHPEFYLRHRTGDLIARATNDVDRVVFAAGEGVLTLVDSLVMGLVVLFVMSTQISWQLTLLALLPMPIMAIVIKRYGDQLHNRFKLAQAAFSSLNDQTQESLTSIRMIKAFGLEDHQSGQFADIAKDTGRKNLRVARVDARFDPTIYIAIGMSNLLAIGGGSWLVWHDQMTLGQLTSFVMYLGLMIWPMLALAWMFNIVERGSAAWSRIRSLLSEAPAVEDGSKTLPEERGSLQIAIREFCYPGAQNPSLRHVNVHLKPGQMLGLCGPTGSGKSTLLSLIQRHFDISQGDIRFHGIPLPQLRLDSWRGRLAVVSQTPFLFSDTIANNIALGRPTAKPADIEQAARLANVHDDILRLPKGYDTEVGERGVMLSGGQKQRISIARALLLDAEILILDDALSAVDGRTEHQILHNLRRWGQGRTVIISAHRLSALTEASEILVMQKGAVTQRGEHEQLAAESGWYQDMYRYQQLEAALDEEEIEKGVPHG; from the coding sequence GTGCGACTGTTTAGCCAATTAAGCTGGTATTTTATTCGTGAGTGGCGCCGCTACCTTGGGGCCGTTGCGTTACTGATTGTGATTGCCATTCTGCAATTGTTGCCGCCAAAAGTGGTCGGCATGGTTGTCGACGGCGTTTCTCATCAGCAGATGAGCACCTCTCAGTTGATGATGTGGATCGGCGTGATGCTGATCACCGCCGTGGTGGTTTATCTGCTGCGCTATGTCTGGCGCGTATTGTTGTTCGGGGCCTCTTACCAACTGGCGGTCGAACTGCGTCAGGACTTCTACCGCCAGCTGAGCCGCCAGCATCCCGAATTTTATCTGCGCCATCGCACGGGCGACCTGATCGCGCGGGCCACTAATGATGTCGATCGCGTGGTGTTTGCCGCTGGCGAAGGGGTGCTGACGCTGGTGGACTCACTGGTGATGGGGCTGGTGGTACTGTTTGTGATGAGTACCCAAATCAGCTGGCAGTTGACCCTGCTGGCGCTGTTGCCGATGCCGATCATGGCGATAGTGATCAAGCGCTACGGCGACCAGTTGCACAACCGCTTTAAGCTGGCTCAGGCCGCGTTCTCTTCGCTGAATGATCAGACGCAGGAAAGCTTAACCAGCATCCGCATGATCAAGGCATTTGGTCTGGAAGATCATCAGTCCGGTCAGTTTGCCGATATTGCCAAAGACACCGGCCGCAAGAATTTGCGGGTAGCGCGCGTCGATGCCCGCTTTGATCCGACCATTTATATCGCGATTGGCATGTCTAACCTGCTGGCCATTGGCGGTGGCAGCTGGCTGGTCTGGCACGATCAGATGACCTTGGGGCAACTGACCAGTTTTGTCATGTACCTGGGCTTAATGATCTGGCCGATGCTGGCGCTGGCCTGGATGTTTAACATTGTTGAGCGCGGCAGCGCTGCCTGGAGCCGCATCCGCTCGTTGCTGTCTGAAGCGCCTGCGGTGGAAGACGGCAGCAAAACCCTGCCAGAAGAGCGCGGATCGCTGCAGATCGCCATTCGCGAATTCTGCTACCCTGGCGCGCAAAATCCCTCGCTCCGGCACGTCAATGTCCACCTGAAACCGGGACAAATGCTCGGGCTGTGTGGGCCAACGGGGTCCGGGAAAAGCACCTTGCTCAGCCTAATCCAGCGCCATTTTGATATTTCCCAGGGCGACATTCGTTTCCACGGCATTCCCTTACCGCAGCTGCGGCTTGATAGCTGGCGGGGGCGTCTGGCCGTGGTCAGTCAGACTCCTTTCCTGTTTTCCGATACCATCGCCAACAATATCGCGCTGGGACGGCCAACCGCCAAGCCGGCGGATATTGAGCAGGCGGCCAGGCTGGCGAACGTTCACGACGACATTTTGCGTCTGCCAAAAGGCTATGACACTGAAGTGGGCGAGCGTGGCGTGATGCTTTCCGGTGGACAGAAACAGCGTATTTCAATCGCGCGGGCACTGTTGCTGGATGCTGAGATCCTGATCCTCGATGATGCACTCTCGGCGGTAGATGGTCGTACTGAACATCAAATCCTGCATAACCTCCGGCGCTGGGGGCAGGGAAGAACGGTGATTATCAGCGCGCACCGCTTATCTGCCCTGACCGAAGCCAGCGAAATTCTGGTGATGCAGAAAGGCGCGGTGACCCAGCGTGGAGAGCATGAACAACTCGCCGCTGAATCCGGCTGGTATCAGGATATGTACCGTTATCAGCAGCTGGAAGCGGCACTGGACGAAGAAGAGATCGAAAAGGGAGTGCCACATGGCTAA